GTGGTTAAATATGGACTCCACatgtaatatataatagtataataatataacattatatgatgatgtaaattaaaacaatttcatGGATTGTAATGTACCACTGAGGACTTTCAACAGTGACATCCAGTGTTTAAATGTGGAACTGCAaggttttaactttttaaaaaatagtcttttttatttaaaaaaaaaaattatgatacaTAACCGTGTAGAttgggaatatatatatatatatatatatatatatatatatttatatttgataaATATTAAAGCCCTGAATGAGATGTTGTGTTCCTGTAGGGTTTAACAGCAGGGAGGTGAAGAGCCGCTCCTCCGATGGAAGAAGGCAGGGAGACAGCGAGATTCACGTAAACCCAGAGATTTATAAAAAGATTACAGACCGTGTCTccggtatacacacacacatttctctgtttatttaaacaaaatttatgttataaataataatataaattatttttaaacaaatattcaaacttaaattcctttttttttttagaccgaACGAAACGCAAACCGGTGGAGAAAGACAAGCAGCAGCAGGAGAGGAAGCTGATCAAACCCGTGAGGAAGATTTACAGATCTGCGTCTGTTCCTGAACCCAAAGCAGGTCTGATTGGATTAAGATTAGATTAGTTTGGACTACGCGTCAAACTACGATTTCATTAGCAGGACTAATGATCAGTTTTGATGATCAGATCAATGATTTTTGATTTAGGTTGCATTTgcatgaatttttatttacagactAATTTCAGAGAAAATTTAGACTAATTTTTAAATAGCATTAGATTAAGATTTAATCAGAACACCATTAGACTAGTAGTGTACTAGTATACTATCAGTATGCCTAGTGTTACCAGTTACGCATTAGATAAAGATTTTGTTATCCAAAAGACTGCTAAGTTAATGAGACTGCTAGTAAGGCTAGTAGCgcgtgagtgtgtatgtgtgtgtgtttgatgattGATGAGAAGTTTCATGATGAAGAATGAATCCTCAGAGCTGTTTTAAAGTTATAAACAGCTGGCCAGTGTATATAAACACATGATAATATGGTTGgagaaataataaatgttgtcAATGTTGTATATTAAAACACAATTCTCACGGTCATCTCTGTTCTCCTCTGTCTTTAGCGATCAGCGTGTCGTCATGGCGAGAGGGACAGAAACTGGTAAAGATGATGCTGGGGCCGTTGCCACGGGAACCTCGTGCTCAGtcggaggagagagagagacggacaggTGTGTACAGAACAGGTGTAATAGTCATAAACGATCGTTAGATGGTCTGAAACAACAGTTTTGGATTTGAtctgtatttaattattgttcatttttgtttttcacttttttaggTACTACATCTCGTTCCAGTTCTGCCACCAAGGTGGACCCTACCCACCGATCGAGATCAGGCAGCACAGAAAAACCTGCAGCAGCTCAACACTCCAGACCAGCTGGGGGCGCCAGGGTCAAAGAACAGCCCCCGAATCGAGGCTCTGTGCCACCAGGGGGAAACAGGGAGCGAGAAACATCAACAGCTCTGTCCTCCAGGCCACACAGAGGCAGCAGGGAGCGAGAATCTGGAGCAATTTCCAGGTCTCCAAGGGGCGGCGGCGCTCTCTCCTCCTCCAGCCTCGACTTTCTCCCCGCTGACATCCGCGGCATCCTGGACGATCTGCATCTGGAAGATGGCGGCGCCAGGTCACATGACGCAGGACGAGTCGGCAGGAAGAGGGCGGACCGAAGCCCGTCGAAGCAACGCCTCGAGAACACAGAGAGTCACCTGCCGAGGAAACGGCACTACGACTCTGACTCGGTGCGGCGctacatcgctaaacagcaggaggagagaaagaggaggcAAGCGGACGAGAGGCGGAGTCAGAGGGAGGAGCAGGAGAGGCGGAGTCAGAGACTGCAGGAGCTATACAAGAAACAGCGAGAGGGCGTCACCAAGCAACAAGCTCCTCCCCCGAGTCTCACAAACCCACTTCTGCAAGAGACGTACACCAAGATGCTCCTGGGACACACGCTGCAAcgggtatacacacacacacacgcacgcgcgcatACATACAAACGTACATACATGGGtgtcaggggtgtgtgtgtgtgtgtaaatgttttgtgaTGTTGTGTTCCAGGGGTATCAGCCGTCTGGGGAATCCGATAAAGAGAACAAAAGACTGGAACCACTCAGTCCCTCCACCAGCGAACTCTCAGAACACACACCGTCTCCACTGTGCaggtagcacacacacacacacacacacacacatacacacatgcacgcgcacATTAAACTTTATTTCAATGCAAAAACACAAGACTTATTCactttgtgtgtatgtagggCTGATTTAGTGGCGCCCCCTGCTGATCAGTTCTTCTCTCATCTCCTGAGTCTGGAGCCAGAGTGTGTAAActccaccacacacaccgtggacacacacaccacgAGTAGACAGAACCGCGTGGAGGCCCTGAAGGCGTGCGCCGCTTCCCTGTCTAGCCGAATCGAAACTGAAGCGAGAAAGCTTGTCACATACGGCAATGGTGGTGCCAACGATGGCCACGCCCACCGAACCAAACCTCCGAGCCCGCCGGAGAGAGAGCGGCCCGACTCCGCCTCCAGGCTCCACGGTGGCGCCGCTGAACTCCCCGGTGTCGGAAACCTGTACAGTTTCATCACCCGGGAGGGATGGGGTGAGATCACGAAACCCCGCCCGCACCCCATCAGCCCCGCCCTCCCGTTCACCGCGCAAGATGAGAAGCACGACTCGAGCGGAGGCTCCATCAGCGAGGGTGTCCTGAGCGACGGCAGCCTGTCCGACCCCGGCGATTACAGCGGGGTTTATAACGAGCACAACCACGCCCACGACCGTATCACGTTGTTCCGGAAAGAGGCAGAGCTCCACACGCCATATAGGCCTCTGGTGACATCACAGCCTCCGTGGGAGGAGCTAAGCAAGGGCAGCCCTCACAGTGTCATCAACATTTACGCCAAAAACCTCAAAAAATACGGTAACGGTAGAGTTCATGCTCAGTAAATTGTCTGTACGTCACTCAGGTGTACACCCATCCTGatctcatctgtgtgtgtgtgtgctcgtgtgtgtgtgtgtgtgtgtgtgctcgtgtgtgtgctcgtgtgtgtgtgtgtgtgtgctcgtgtgtgtgtgtgtgtgctcgtgtgtgtgtgctcgtgtgtgtgctcgtgtgctcgtgtgtgtgtgctcgtgtgtgtgtgctcgtgtgtgtgtgctcgtgtgtgtgtgctcgcgtGTGTGTGCTAGCGTGTGTGTGCTCGCGTGTGTGTGCTCGCGTGTGTGTGCTCGCGTGTGTGTGCTCGCGTGTGTGTgctcgcgtgtgtgtgtgcgcgctcgcgtgtgtgtgtgcgcgctcgcgtgtgtgtgtgcgcgctcgcgtgtgtgtgtgcgcgctcgcgtgtgtgtgtgcgcgctcgcgtgtgtgcgtgtgcgcgctcgcgtgtgtgcgtgtgcgcgctcgcgtgtgtgcgtgtgcgcgctcgcgtgtgtgcgtgtgtgtgtgtgtgtgtgtgtgcgctcgtgtgtgtgtgtgtgtgtgcagcgaTGGACACCACAGAAGCAGAGAGATCTCACAGCTTGGTGAACGGAGTAGTCTATGAAGACGACTTCATCTCCTGCAGCAGCAGCCAATCAGCATCGAGGAGAGCTGCTAATGGAATCAGGTGGGCGgggtttagtgtgtgtgtgtgtgtggattatgTAGGGAATACGGGGTTTGATTTGGATCATGTCCTAATTGATCCCTGCTCGTCTGTGCAGTAATGGGcggagctctgctgcagaggatgaGAAGAGAGACAGATTTCCTCACTCCCCTGCCTCCACCCCGATGTCCTCACCTTCCTCCGCCCACTCCGTCAGCAAGAGAGGtgacacacatacgcacacacacacacacacacactgtgtgtgtctttgtgatGCGCTGCTTCATGTTTGTCTTTTCCTTCCTCGCAGGTTCACAGAGAAGTTTGGAGCGCACCCTAGTGGACGTACAGAGAAGCGCATCCTCGTTTGTCTCTGAGCCTCGGAAGAGTGACTCGCCTCGAGGCTCTCACAGGAGTGCTGACGGTAACGGAACACCAGGGGGCGCATCAATGCACTCCACCCACAGGTCAGAATCTCTCTTACTGATTATGTCATTAGTTAATGTTACATGATGTTTACATGGTAgagaattgtgtgtgtttgtgtgagagcaGTGCGGTGTCTGAGCTCCCACAATTTCCCAAAAGCCCGGCTGACTCTCCCAGAATCTCCGGCTCATCGTCTTCCAGTCCTGCATCTGCCAAAGGCTCCGTCCCAAACACAGGGCCCGCCCATAGTGCAGTCTCCACCCCTGGACCCGCCTACAGCACCACAGGTACAGTTTATGCTAACACTGTTAGGGATGCACCTTTTAACACAGTTCATAATAAATTtaatccgtgtgtgtgtatgtgtttcagAGCTTCAGTTCGCCCCGGGCGTGCTGCAGCAGCGTCTCAGCGCAGAGCTGAACTTCCTGGACGCGGTGGAAGAGTCGGTGAGACAGCTGAGCGACGTGGAGAGAGTGCGTGCGGTGTCGCTGGCTCAGCAGGAGAGCGTCTCACTCGCGCAGATCATCAAGGTCAGGGTTTAATTCACAAATCCTTTATCCGTCGTGTGAGCCTGAGACCGAGCACTGATTTGTGATCTTTGACCTCTACAGGCTCAGCAGCAGAGGCAGGAGCGGGAGCTGCAGCTGTTGAAACTGAAAGCAGAGCAGGAAGCCCTGGAGACGCAGAGACACGTTCAGGAGAGCCGAGAGAGAGCGGCACAGGTACAGCGAGGCAACGAAATTCTACTGCTGTTATTAATACTTCTGTTGTTAATAAATAACGTTAGTACGCGCCGTTGAtgtttaaagagtttgtagaagtAGTTAAAAgggtaaagctaaaaataatctgctgatttttttatgtaatcagtgatattattattatttgaggttgaagcccacgtccatgtctgtgtgtctctctgtacagcagaactctctgtctaacttattaatacaaagaaatcccattctgtaaggttgagtatcttacgccttgtttacactaagttgtccttctttggtgctcagacaaatacactccctgttcggtaatcggagagtgaatcacagatgagaaatggaaaaagtagataaaaggataaagatgaagttttgtcttaaaaccactccagcgtgttaaaattcacttataccacttcagcgctgttatttcagccaaagtgaaaatatgaactaatcccagtaaaaatattcactttatcttttctaattaatatctattggtgcaggtgtttgtttacattgagacagcaGTGCATTAGTAGCTTAGGTTATAAGTAGATTAAGAAATCCAGCACATTGTATTTACTCATCGTTTAGCGCATTACGCTGTGCTttcagttcaggtattttacacgccctcacctcAGACTACtgcggatatgtttgctctaacgaaCTCGTGGTTTATCTTATAGTGGCGCTTTGCAACACTGCTTTAATTAGCTCAGTGGTATCAGAACACATGTGACAAATTGGTTTTAAACATCCTGCAGGAATAATAAACATACAGCGATCTGTCCATACATTCAGAGGgtacttgattttatttatttattttttttgagtaatTCATGCTGTCATgtaattttgtgttttgtgaggATTTGCGCACTTTGCAGGTGCGTTacgtttgtttttgtgtcttccACATACTCTGTTTACTAACAGTAAACTATCGCGTTGACTTTCTCTGTTGAGTGACACGTATGGCCACGCCCAccttgaggggaaaaaaacgctATATTCATCCAAAAAAAGCGTTGGATGGTATgatgtaatctggcacataTCTGTTCAGAATGTCACTTCTACTTTACATTTTGAGTTATTTTATGGTCCAGGTTTAACTTTAGACAAACACAGAAGGACTGGCAAAAGCTTCATTAAATTGTCAAAACATTTTTGTGATGTTGTGACAAAATCTCCaggacatacagacagatatacagacgTACAGAaatgagactggtttctggttctccagtgtatgaaaaaatacattgtAAAAGTGTTACCATGTAGTTTTTAAAAGCGCCAGTTCATTTAattttagtataaaaaaaaaaaaaaaaaagctaatggGAATCTtgagagtaagtgtgtgtgtatgtgtgtgttactcaGGCCCATGCAGAGCTCTGTGAGAATCTGGTTCAGTCCCATCAGAAGGCTCTCATGGAGCTGCACGAGAACAGCAGCAGGATGATCCAGCAGCACACCGACACGGCGCAGCACCTCCTAGAGGTCACTCACGttattacaacacaaaacagcACAGCACAAAATGCAACACAATCTATTTAACAATCTAGCACTTAAGTTAGTTTTATTACACCTCATACAAAGTAAATTTTAATCATTAGTTGCCGCACTTTTTAGAAAGCAAGTTGGTCATTACTTAAAGATTACAGATGGAGGTAATTGCAGTTAAGTTGAACTATTAAAAACAATTAGATAAAGAATATGTATTTTTGCTGCTAGTGGCTGTAAGCATTTTAGCAAACTTTGGCTAATGCTAAAGTGCTACTTTGAGAGCCTAAACTGATGAGCCTAAAATTGAACTGATGAGCCTAAAAAAATTCAAGCATCGTAAAATTTCATCTTGCGAACCTTCTTTCTTCAGCAAGACATTTGTAGCAGTTCTGTTGTAACTTCTTTTGGCGTTCCTATTCGTTTTAGTAGTGCAGCCTTTGATTggtcaacaacaacaataataattgttttcAGCACCGCAAAATAGTTAATGTTACATTAATTTATCTCTTACCCGCACAAGGCCTTACACTCGGGTGTCCCAAGAAATCATTTATCAAAATTGTGATGTTGGTTGTGATATACCCGTGTTACCACCCAAAATTTGTGTGTTTCAGATGACGGAGATGACCCGCTCTCAGATCCCCAACGTTCCCCCTGTAACACCTGTGAGGCAGCCACACCCACATACAGACAGGTAACCAATCAAAAAAAGGTCCCTGCTCTGGAGCATATGAGTGTTACCTCATATAATGCACCATGCTTTACTACACTGTAGTTGAGTATatcatgaatgtgtgtgtgtgtgtcattagtAGGAGTGGCGTCTCAGCAGAGAAAACACCAACAGTAGACACCCCACAGAGTAGCTTGACCGAGTCTGAGTCTTTTAGGATACACTCCttgaggtacacacacacacacacacacacacaccttcctgtGGCAGAGCTCCTGCACTACTGATCCTCACAGATAGTGGTTTAAAACGTCTCTTTGTGCACAGCGAGCGGCAGGGTGACGGCGGCGTGGACCGGAGCAGCTCCGTGGAAGACGATGCCAACACCGCCGCTGACGACTCGCTCCAAGGTGAGAGGTCGAGGGTCATGTCTGTCAGTCCTCATGACAGCCACTGGTGTGAGATTTTAGACGTCATGGTTGACTTCCTGTCATCTCTCGCTCTTCCGTCCCAATTAGCAGACAGCGTCTCCATCAATTATTCCTCGAAGTTTGACGAGTCTGTGACCGAGGACGAGCTGGAGAAGTCCTTCCGCTCCGTGCTTCCGTCCGAGTCTCACTGGAGGGGATCGGTGGAGAGGAAGCGGCAATCGGACGAGGAACCGAACCCCGAGAAATCGTCTAACAAGgtgactgcacacacacacacacactcacacacacaatgtatatACCATAATCCATACTGAactttgtctctgtgtgcatcgTGTCCAGCAGGACAGCAGTGTCCCTGTGTTCTCGGCGGATCAGTACAGCTTCTCGGAGTTCACCATGACGATGGTGAAGCAGTGCATGCAGGAAGAGGAAGTCCGCTCTCAGCACCAGAGCTCCCTGCTGCGCCTCCGACACCGAGCGCTCAAGGAGAAAACCCGCGCTGAGCTCGAGTGGCTCGAGCTCCAAAAGAGGCAGGAAACTCCGCCCACACCCCCATAAGCCACGCCCATATTTCCTAATcgaagtttcacacacacaacacacacacacacacacactttctgcgtctttgatttattttactccAGACTCAAGTTCTCATAATACTTATTGTATGGATATAGCTCCACCCACATTTTTCTGACTCCACCCAGATGTAGAGCATTTGCACTTATAAAACATAACTACTTAACAGTCTAATATAATCCCAGTGATGTGATCAGAAGCCCATTGCTAAAATCACATTATGTAGTTCACTCATCTTCACCCTGCCTATTATAACTCCTCCCCCTCCACTCCGCTCATCCctccttttctgttttatttcgtAAATATGATCCGTTTAACTACTTTCGTTCTCTCTTACGTCCTCGAGCTCCCACAGTTCCTCACCGCTGTGTTAGATTCTGCGATGCTGTGTGAAGGTTGTGATGTCCATTCctgtctcactccctctctgTGTTTCCTCAGGCGTCTGCGCGATAAGGGAGAGGACGATAAAATGCCTCCAATCCGCAAGAAACAGCGCGGCCTTCTGCTCAAGCTACAGCAGGAGCAGGTAAAGAGCTCGACATCCTGTTACAGCAACTAGGTTACACTTGGGTAAACTCACAGGTACACAAGTAacgccctgtgtgtgtgtgtgtgtgtgtgtgtgcgcgcgcaggcAGAGATCAGGAGGCTGCAGGAGGTGAACCGGGCAGCGCGGAGAGAGAGGAAATTATTGCTGAAACAGCAGGAGGAGATCGAGAGGATCCAACACACCACACTGAGACTGAGGGAGAAACTCAGGAACGCTGAAGATACAAACcaggtctctcacacacattctctctctctctctctctccccctcacacacacacacacacacatacgtacgTATGTACGTACGTACGTTCTGCAGCTGTCCTATTGCTCTATCAGTCTGAGTGAGGTGTATTAGATAGAGACAGTGATGTCTGGCACTGATACACACTCCAGTGTAttactctgtttaaaaaaaaaatctcccacaatgcactgcagcGTTGTAGTCTCTCTTCCCTGAAACATccataatgtaaatgtgtagaaggattgttttattaacttttctAACTCTTATGTGCTCTCAGAGGTCACCTGTGTCAGGTGTGAGTGAGGACTTGACTCCTCCCACCGAGCTGGATGTGGAGTTCCGTAGCCCCTCCCCCGTATCTGTGTCAGGAAGTGAGACGAGCAGTGTCATGAAGAAACTGAAGATGATGAGTTATCACACAGATGAAaggtaacacacatacacaaacacaccattTATTTACAGAGATTTGGGACGACatgaaaaaagcaaacagattttaaaaaataataattttggcgttttttttaattaagagatcgttatggtgtgtgtgcgtgtgtgagttaAATGGTGTTAGTAGGTTCCTCCTATCCCATGGTTTAATGTGTCttgaagtctgtgtgtgtgttgctcttTTTATTCCCTATTTCACATGGaaggtttttattcttttggtaacaggaagtgatgtactctctctctctctccctttctctcttttccatTCCTCCTTTATTGTTcctcctttgtttttgtttttttgccgttgtgttgtgtgtttttagcAGCAGCTCTCCTGTGCAGTGTCTCTTCTCCATGTTTAGTGCCCTGCACTGGGCGTGGCTGCGTGTGTCTCTCCCTAAACTCCACCCTCACTTCCTCGTTATCTACAGTCAGTTGGTCAGGTACAGTACAGCACTCTGCAATGGAGCATGCTGTGTGTACAGggcaagaaaaacaacaacaatcatattaacagactgtgtgtgtgtgtgtaaatgtgcgtTTGTGTTTGAGGGGGGCATGTGTGGTGATTTGGAGATCCTTAAAGTGCGCAGAGTTCAATAAATATAGCGGTGTAAATTTAGAAATTTAGTATAAAGTGAATAGAATTGGAGTAGCAGCATGGGTTAGTgatgaggaggatgaggatGCAGTGCACTTTCTGGTGCTGTGAGATTCTTCTGATGATCACTCacagtttggtgtgtgtttgagtttgGTTTCTGCTTTGCTTATGACTAATAACTTCCATCACTCCTTAacctttgttctctctctctctctctcaggtttcTAACTCAGCGTGAACTGCGGTTGGTGCATTGGCGTCAGCAGGTGGAGGCGGAGCTGAGGCGTTCGGATGGGGCGGAGTCCCTGATGAAGGGACGGGCACTCTCGGACCAACACACCCTGCAGAAACACAGCACAGATGAtctgcagagagacagacaagaggagagaaagacaggACGAGGTGAGGGACACGGAGGGAGAGAAGAAGACAAGGAGCAGGGGAAAAAAGGGAATATGGTCAAATATATaggaagatgagagagagagacagtgatggatagacagacagtTAGAGAGATTGATAAATGGAATGAAAGACATTGATAAAATGAGACGGGCATTATTGGTGAGGCAGGAAGAGACAGAAAAGTAAAGATGGGAAGACAAACACTGTtggagacagacaggtaaaaGAAGTAGCTGAGAGGGAGACAGATGCTGATTAAAAGATCTATAACCATCTATGTAtctagtctgtctgtctgtctatctatctatctatctgtctcacATACCTGCATGTACCTGAGATGAGGGagaaaaagacatgcagacacaGGCATAAGTGGATAGGGACATATACAgtgtaggagagagagagagacagccgGAGAGTGTGAAAGCTGTGGTGTTTCGGCTCAGTTTTAAACAGACGGgtagatacagagagagacagacagacggacaattcaatttatttatatagcgcttttaacaatggtcattgtctcaaagcaggacaaaagaaaataacacaGTATTCATGAGTTCTAAAATGCACACTACCTCACTTAAGTGTGCCAAGATAGTGCACTTCCTCTTAGGATTTCTGTTACCATGACAACTCATCGGTCCCTGTCTGGACTGTGTCCCAAACCGAGTGGTTTAATAATTAACCCTGTGTCTGTCCATGTGCACTAATTCACCTTTATTTAATCCCTGTCCAGAAGCGCGCAGTGAGGAAGACTTGTCTCCGGCGCTGTCCGTCTCCAGCATACACACTGTGCAAGAGTGTGAGAACACACACAGTCGTgaggtgagacacacacacacacacacacacacacacacacacacagttcattgTTCACTGTTTATATGGTCTATAATTTAACAAAGCAGGAGGAGTCAAgaagacagatggacagacagacgcacacactcggagagaaagagacagacaggcacgcGGAGCGAAAGAGACATACAAgcgcacgcatgcacgcacgaggagcgaaagagacagacaggcacgcGGAgcgaaagagacagacaggcacgcGGAGCGAAAGAGACATACAagcgcacgcatgcacacacgaGGAGCGAAAGAGACATACAAgcgcacgcatgcacgcacgaggagcgaaagagacagacaggcgcGCGCATGCACGCACGAGGAgcgaaagagacagacagacaggcaggcgcGCGCATGCACGCACGAGGAgcgaaagagacagacagacagacaggcgcgCGCATGCACGCACGAGGAgcgaaagagacagacagacagacagtcgcGCGCATGCACGCACGAGGAgcgaaagagacagacagacaggcgcgcgcacgaggagagagagagacagacaggcgcaCGCacgaggggagagagagaaagagagagacagacaggcgcacgcacgaggagagagagacagacttcaGGACAGATGCTGATGGACCAAAGATTTTGTGAACACAAattttaactgtgtgtgtgtgtgtgtgtgtgtgtgtgtgtgtgtattacagtCTCCCCAAGTTCATGCGAGTTCCACCAGTAAAGTGACCTCACACAGCAGCTCCAGAAAGCCAGACCTCCCTTCATCAGCTCCAACATCTGGTCAgaaaaacactcactcactcactcactttagCTTTAAATCACTGTGTCCAACACCAGAAAGCTGAGTTTGTTTCCTAATCTCTCTCCCTCGCCCCCATGCAGAGGCAGCATCGGATCAGAGTGACATCGAGGGGCGTGTCCTGGCTCTAAGGGCGGAGCTTCGCAGGCGTAAAGCTGAAGTCCAGCGTCTAAAGAAGGAGCAGAGACTGAGACACAAAGAGAGACTGAAAGCTCAAGAGGCCAGTCTGCTCAAACAGCTGGAGGTAAGGGGAcgcacacgcacagacacacacacacacacaaaatataaaagtagTGTAATTCTGCACCTGTCTCTGTCCACGCAGTCCTACAACGACTTCATCGAGAAGACCAAAGCCGAGCTGAGTGAAGCGGACGGTGCCACTTCTGCTAAACCTCAGATCAAGACTCCGACATCGGGGTCACACAAGTCCAGTACCAGAAACTCCACCTCAGACAGGTCAGACGCCGTGTCCATGCTGCGTCTCCTCCTCCATCTCAGTGCTCTCTGTGATCTGAATAAAACTTCACCTCTTCTTCACAGGTCTGAAACCGAGAGGAGTTTCACAGGAAGGAGTCACGAATCCGAATCTGAGCGATCAGACAGGATACACACAGAGTCTCCGGTGCTGAGTGGTGCGTAAACACAAACACTGTCAAAGTCTCAACTCTTTGCAGATTAGATCTACAGTGCATCTTGGAAAATTTTATTGTAGTGCAATAGATTGCGGTTTAGGACGTAACCATGTTAGCCTTCATCACCTTTTCATCCTCACCAGGCAACAGGAAATGCTTCACTGCAGAATTTAGCTGTGAGTttgacattaaattaaataacccACATGTGAACCCACACGCTCGTTGCTTTGTGTCTTTCCTTTCTCAGATGATGATCCTCCCACTGTGACCCCAACACCAGTACTGGGAAGCCCAAATCATCTGAGTCCACCTGAACCGCAGCACGATGAACACATCCGACCCAAAAGCCCCGCCAGACTGGAACCGGACACCTCGTCCAATCAGATCTTAGCCTCCAGCCCGAGGTCAGAGGTCATAGAGGAGCTGGAAACTCCAAGGGCGAATTTGTCCGAGTCAGAACACTCGTATCCGGCGCTTAATCTGAAAAGCCAGGACTCGAAAGAGGATTTCTCTAAAAATGAAGCAGAAATTGCTCTTGCTGTAAAAGACAGCCATGAAGAGAGAGAATTTGTGAATAATTCTGTAGATATTAAATCCAGTTCCTCACACGCAACTAAGCCAGAACCAAAAGAACCCAAACTC
This region of Clarias gariepinus isolate MV-2021 ecotype Netherlands chromosome 9, CGAR_prim_01v2, whole genome shotgun sequence genomic DNA includes:
- the cep350 gene encoding centrosome-associated protein 350 isoform X5 is translated as MWSQSGGEEAPATELRAGENELSSTWRNLNQSKAALRHIENQMEAAVGSGVVITSLNTEKTHKHRGRRSSEGDDAVGKPRPQSRSSPDKSSRSPLRTSTQDNTHTSHRPASSPLDSSLSRLVYERDCRPLHAADADSTRSSALEATTVRVLNDLSALQRSEGTVEGSEVSPGSARLEKLRQRRTDEKLEKLKERIRRQREQLEEAATADKGKERAIGAGQGTDSTHQHVTKVRKVAAAPPAPNYKGFNSREVKSRSSDGRRQGDSEIHVNPEIYKKITDRVSDRTKRKPVEKDKQQQERKLIKPVRKIYRSASVPEPKAAISVSSWREGQKLVKMMLGPLPREPRAQSEERERRTGTTSRSSSATKVDPTHRSRSGSTEKPAAAQHSRPAGGARVKEQPPNRGSVPPGGNRERETSTALSSRPHRGSRERESGAISRSPRGGGALSSSSLDFLPADIRGILDDLHLEDGGARSHDAGRVGRKRADRSPSKQRLENTESHLPRKRHYDSDSVRRYIAKQQEERKRRQADERRSQREEQERRSQRLQELYKKQREGVTKQQAPPPSLTNPLLQETYTKMLLGHTLQRGYQPSGESDKENKRLEPLSPSTSELSEHTPSPLCRADLVAPPADQFFSHLLSLEPECVNSTTHTVDTHTTSRQNRVEALKACAASLSSRIETEARKLVTYGNGGANDGHAHRTKPPSPPERERPDSASRLHGGAAELPGVGNLYSFITREGWGEITKPRPHPISPALPFTAQDEKHDSSGGSISEGVLSDGSLSDPGDYSGVYNEHNHAHDRITLFRKEAELHTPYRPLVTSQPPWEELSKGSPHSVINIYAKNLKKYAMDTTEAERSHSLVNGVVYEDDFISCSSSQSASRRAANGISNGRSSAAEDEKRDRFPHSPASTPMSSPSSAHSVSKRGSQRSLERTLVDVQRSASSFVSEPRKSDSPRGSHRSADGNGTPGGASMHSTHSAVSELPQFPKSPADSPRISGSSSSSPASAKGSVPNTGPAHSAVSTPGPAYSTTELQFAPGVLQQRLSAELNFLDAVEESVRQLSDVERVRAVSLAQQESVSLAQIIKAQQQRQERELQLLKLKAEQEALETQRHVQESRERAAQAHAELCENLVQSHQKALMELHENSSRMIQQHTDTAQHLLEMTEMTRSQIPNVPPVTPVRQPHPHTDSERQGDGGVDRSSSVEDDANTAADDSLQADSVSINYSSKFDESVTEDELEKSFRSVLPSESHWRGSVERKRQSDEEPNPEKSSNKQDSSVPVFSADQYSFSEFTMTMVKQCMQEEEVRSQHQSSLLRLRHRALKEKTRAELEWLELQKRRLRDKGEDDKMPPIRKKQRGLLLKLQQEQAEIRRLQEVNRAARRERKLLLKQQEEIERIQHTTLRLREKLRNAEDTNQRSPVSGVSEDLTPPTELDVEFRSPSPVSVSGSETSSVMKKLKMMSYHTDESSSSPVQCLFSMFSALHWAWLRVSLPKLHPHFLVIYSQLVRFLTQRELRLVHWRQQVEAELRRSDGAESLMKGRALSDQHTLQKHSTDDLQRDRQEERKTGREARSEEDLSPALSVSSIHTVQECENTHSRESPQVHASSTSKVTSHSSSRKPDLPSSAPTSEAASDQSDIEGRVLALRAELRRRKAEVQRLKKEQRLRHKERLKAQEASLLKQLESYNDFIEKTKAELSEADGATSAKPQIKTPTSGSHKSSTRNSTSDRSETERSFTGRSHESESERSDRIHTESPVLSDDDPPTVTPTPVLGSPNHLSPPEPQHDEHIRPKSPARLEPDTSSNQILASSPRSEVIEELETPRANLSESEHSYPALNLKSQDSKEDFSKNEAEIALAVKDSHEEREFVNNSVDIKSSSSHATKPEPKEPKLPEIPSPIDSTPDVSPGKNDSEHKPSTSPSVLSYNDDFESVEHRHPQSPLSEDPEENSYKFSFSSSDGEIEEEISTKSGNTSGTSEQDRPLDLNVLAKEIIDDAVYSAAKSLVDEMPDYVIGDRVLVSNTQPGTLRFKGWTSFAGGFWAGVELDVPEGSNDGTYNGVVYLQCEEKHGIFAPPGKISHLPETFQSRTRTSVEEDSSFDDQSNEMAKTNNLSDETLQDNDETKEVSDSKLSDITKDLKIDSTAGDAEIFHDLNGADPPVSPEKSEDIVLKLKDIPRVEEIQKDQTPDILDLLIHSETSTATEDLQKTLDVGPIADGSVTNEGKSVTTLTNTLMERFMSDALKQFQQIKKAKEEKISAANQIAFLDEDEEPSENHHFDKDQDGVSSPELCHQAESPVLGQELLVQRLAELELNREFLHVLSDEPDWFDEDFGLSSRKHAQHKNKLRQEELASAPAAKLPHVRPQEEPAAPAMVVPHKAPEVEKLASAALLEIWRSCGMERGNRSLTSAPKPRASETLLGDESGEECVRSYKQAVFDLSWELMQEIYAEDPNTNRPPWVKPRRVNSPYIHRITDTSDLTKVQEFVTGEVLKLYRLNKEHNHRTDWQKMLKFGRKKRDRVDHILVQELHEEEALWVNYDEDELLVKMQLADGILDTLLKDTVDLLTHIHQRRSTRALS